TCAAATCTTTTCGTTGCACCTTCAACATCACGTAGGGATAGTTTTTGTAATTCCATTTCTCAGACTCTGGTGGCTTGCCATCATAGTTGAGCAGAAGGTGGGCTACTCCATTCTTATCGGGTGCAATCCAGCATTTCTCCAACGGAGACAATGTCACGCAGTTGGTTGGCTCCAGCACTGTCACCACCAGCATGGCTTCCTTGTTCCAGTCGATTTGAAACATGCTCCCATCCCACGATGGATCTCGCATCACCTGCACATTGGGTGGAAATTCCACCTTCGGAGCTTTCTCGGTACAATCCCGAAATTCCTGTTCACACAAAATAAGACTGACCAGCAGCGTCTTCCCATCAAACTGCTGCTTGACTGGCCGAGGCAGCAAGGGAACCATGCCAATCTGCATACTTCCCGACGAGGAAACAACATTCTTTGCCAGCGTAGTACGTTCACTGGCAGAGGGAACCCGATCAGCAGGCGGCACGGGAATTTCAGGTAGAGTGTACGGAGCACCTTTGCCTTGCTGCGGTGAATTCGCCAACTGCTGAGGCATGGGTATCTCCGCATTTTGTCTTGGCGGGGGTGGGGCCTGCGTCGGTATATCGTTGGAATCTACTTGTTGCTGCTGCTGACTTTGCCCCTGCTGAGTTGCCTGTCTCCAGGGCGAAATCTCTGGAACTGTAGCAGCAGTTGGAGACGCAGCTGAAATGTTGTTTTCTGTTACCGAAGCTACTATCGGCTGCACCTTGGCCAGATGATAGCCCGAAGCAAGAGCCCACCAGCCTACCCCTCCAGCAAGCAATGCACCCGCCAGCAACGATGAAATAATCCAGCCAATCGGTTTCCGGGTCGTCAGCAAAGTTGCAATCACGGGTGAAACAGCTGTTGCAGTCGATGCACCCGATTGCAGCAACCCGACTGCCTGACGGGCAATCTCTGGTGCCAGGCGGTTAATCATCACACCACTCACCTGGGTACCCATGAGGACGGCACCACCTGCAGTTCCATGCTGTAGCAGTTGTTTCTTCAATTTTAACCTGGCTCGGTAGAGTAGCCCATGAACAGCAGCAGGGGACTGGTTCAAGTGCAAAGCTGCCTCATCACGCGAAAGCCCTTGAATCAGGCATAGATCAATGACCGATTGATATTCAGGTGACAGGAATCTCTTCTCTTCCTGCCACCATCCTTTTAATAACTCTTCTCTGCAGGCAGCCGATGGTTGTCGGGAAATCTGAGCCAGTTTCTCTCTTCGTTTGCGTTGCTGCATGGCTAATCTCCGCGCTAACCGACGGGCAACACCTACCAGCCAGCCTGCAACACTGTCAGGCTTCCTGAGCTGGGCTGCACGCTGGGCCAATAGCAAGAACGTTGCCTGCAGCACATCTTCTGCATCAGCAGGCTCCATCAATTCTCTTTGGCATTGCCGCCAGACGAGAGTGCCATGCCGACGCACCAGCGTTTCAAACGCACTGGATGATCTTTGTTGAACAAACTGTTGCAAGAGTGCACCATCAGAAACTGAATCCAATTCAGTCTGATACTGTACACGACGAAGAATATTGCCCCATGCTGCCATACAACACCTTCCTTCTGCTCTAATAGGGAAAGTGCATCATGAACTTTACGGCGCGCGCCACTTTATTCTATTTTTTTCGTCAGGCTACCGGAAATGACAAGCGGAAAGTGGTGCCCTCTCCTACCTTGCTATCAACATGAATGCTTCCACCGAGTTTCAGCATGATTCGCTGGACGGATGCCAATCCCAGGCCAGTGCCCTTGGCTGCATCCTTGGTAGTGAAGAAGGGTTGAAACAGATTGGCCTGCGTCGCTTCATCCATGCCAGAACCGGTATCAGTTATTTCCATCAGTACGCGCTGATTAGCAGGATCAGGCAGCGACCGAATGGTGACTCTACCTGAGTCGGCTATTGCATCCCGGGCATTGAGCACTAGGTTCATCAGCACCTGTTCCACCGAACCGACATCTGCCCTTATCTCAGGCAACCCGGTGGTAAGCTGCAGCTTCAGTTCGATCTTTTTACCCAAGGCACTGTGCAGCATGCGCTGCAAATCGGTAATGACCGTATTCAATCTCAATTTCTGAGGAGGCTGCATTTGGCGACGGCTGAAATCCAGCATGTGTCGTGACATCTCCGATGCTATCAACCCTGCCTTGCGAATCTCCACCAGCATCTGTTTGATATCTTCTGATGTCTCTGCTTCCAATGCCAGGTCAGCGAAGTTCAGAATGACCGTCAGATAATTATTGAAATCATGTGCGACGCCACCTGCCAGGAGTCCCATGGCCTGCATGCGTTCACTTTGCCGCAGCTGAGCCTCGAAACGCCGTCGCTCCGTAACATTGCGGGCAATCACTTCAACACAGACAGTTTTGCCTTCCACGCGATCACGCCGCAAGCTCATTTCCAGATGAACCTGCTGCTGATCCTTATCCATCAGCACCAGGTTGCCTCGAACATATTCTTTGCTGCCATCCAGCGAAAGCGAATCGCTGCTGCCTGTCTGAGCAAAGTCGCTGAGATTCTTACCAATCAACTCTTCTTTTTTGTAACCCAGCAGTTCGGCACCAGCTTTATTGATTGCCAGGATGGTGCCAACGCGATCCAGCCGAAAAATGACATCACTGGCATGCTCAACCAGTTCAGCGTAGAAATGTTCCTGCTGACGATCATGCTCTTGTTGTGCTTTCTGCTGACTGGCTTGCTTCATCAATCGTGCACGCAGCCAAGTGGCCCAAACCATCAGAACTATGGTCAATGCAGCGATACTGACCAGAAGAAATCGACCATCATTCCAGAACGTAGGTATTTGCGCGAGCATTATCACTGTGTAATCTTTGTGAGGTCAGTGCATTGTTGCACTTTTGCACAATAATTAAACAAGCAATTTTAAAGAATCAGCAAAAATCCAGAAATTTTGATACTTCCACTACTATTTCAACGCCTGTCATCAAAGCCATGCGGATGGCTACGGTGCCATTTCCAGGCTGTTTCGACAATCTCATACAGACTTCCCAATCGAGGTTTCCACCCAAGTCTGCTTTGAGCCAGCGCAGCACTGGCCACCAGAATCGCTGGGTCGCCTGCACGACGTGAACCTTCGACCACATTGACCAGGCATCCAGTCACTTCGCTGCAGACTTTGATAACCTCGCGAACACTATGCCCCTGACCTGTTCCCAGATTCAAACAAAGCCCCTTGCCCGGAGTAATGGCTGACAGGGCACGCAAATGTGCCTCCGCCAAGTCCACCACATGAATGTAATCCCGAACGCAGGTACCATCTGGCGTAGGGTAATCGGTTCCAAAGACGTGAATTGCCTGCCTTTGCCCCAAAACTGTTTGCAGGATCAGCGGAATCAAATGCGATTCCGGGCTATGGTCTTCGCCAATGTCCCCATCTGGATGAGCCCCCGCTGCATTGAAGTATCGCAACGCTGCATAACCCAAGCCGTATGCATGTGCTGCATCAGCAAGAGCCCACTCAATCATCAGCTTGGTTCGACCATAGGGATTGATAGGCTGTTGCGGAGTGGCTTCCGTAATGGGTATTTCAAACGGAGTTCCATAAGTGGCACAGGTACTGGAGAACACCAATTTCTGAACCTGACAGGCCTGCATGGCTTCCAGCAGGATAAGTGTATTCGCTACATTGTTGCGATAATATTTGAAGGGATGTTCCACCGATTCGCCTACATAGGCAAACGCGGCAAAGTGAACTACCGCTTCGATCTTCTTCTCACGCAAAACTGCAATGAGCCTCTCACGCTCTGCCAGATCAGCAACAACTAATCTATCCCCAGGCACCGCAGCTGCATGGCCAAACGACAGATTATCGTAAACCC
This genomic window from Planctomycetia bacterium contains:
- a CDS encoding sigma-70 family RNA polymerase sigma factor; amino-acid sequence: MAAWGNILRRVQYQTELDSVSDGALLQQFVQQRSSSAFETLVRRHGTLVWRQCQRELMEPADAEDVLQATFLLLAQRAAQLRKPDSVAGWLVGVARRLARRLAMQQRKRREKLAQISRQPSAACREELLKGWWQEEKRFLSPEYQSVIDLCLIQGLSRDEAALHLNQSPAAVHGLLYRARLKLKKQLLQHGTAGGAVLMGTQVSGVMINRLAPEIARQAVGLLQSGASTATAVSPVIATLLTTRKPIGWIISSLLAGALLAGGVGWWALASGYHLAKVQPIVASVTENNISAASPTAATVPEISPWRQATQQGQSQQQQQVDSNDIPTQAPPPPRQNAEIPMPQQLANSPQQGKGAPYTLPEIPVPPADRVPSASERTTLAKNVVSSSGSMQIGMVPLLPRPVKQQFDGKTLLVSLILCEQEFRDCTEKAPKVEFPPNVQVMRDPSWDGSMFQIDWNKEAMLVVTVLEPTNCVTLSPLEKCWIAPDKNGVAHLLLNYDGKPPESEKWNYKNYPYVMLKVQRKDLKQVAVTVWRTGNKPDAVATVPEK
- a CDS encoding PAS domain S-box protein — protein: MLAQIPTFWNDGRFLLVSIAALTIVLMVWATWLRARLMKQASQQKAQQEHDRQQEHFYAELVEHASDVIFRLDRVGTILAINKAGAELLGYKKEELIGKNLSDFAQTGSSDSLSLDGSKEYVRGNLVLMDKDQQQVHLEMSLRRDRVEGKTVCVEVIARNVTERRRFEAQLRQSERMQAMGLLAGGVAHDFNNYLTVILNFADLALEAETSEDIKQMLVEIRKAGLIASEMSRHMLDFSRRQMQPPQKLRLNTVITDLQRMLHSALGKKIELKLQLTTGLPEIRADVGSVEQVLMNLVLNARDAIADSGRVTIRSLPDPANQRVLMEITDTGSGMDEATQANLFQPFFTTKDAAKGTGLGLASVQRIMLKLGGSIHVDSKVGEGTTFRLSFPVA
- the galE gene encoding UDP-glucose 4-epimerase GalE, which encodes MRLLVTGGAGYIGSHAVRLFLEHGHDVWVYDNLSFGHAAAVPGDRLVVADLAERERLIAVLREKKIEAVVHFAAFAYVGESVEHPFKYYRNNVANTLILLEAMQACQVQKLVFSSTCATYGTPFEIPITEATPQQPINPYGRTKLMIEWALADAAHAYGLGYAALRYFNAAGAHPDGDIGEDHSPESHLIPLILQTVLGQRQAIHVFGTDYPTPDGTCVRDYIHVVDLAEAHLRALSAITPGKGLCLNLGTGQGHSVREVIKVCSEVTGCLVNVVEGSRRAGDPAILVASAALAQSRLGWKPRLGSLYEIVETAWKWHRSHPHGFDDRR